In a single window of the Acyrthosiphon pisum isolate AL4f chromosome X, pea_aphid_22Mar2018_4r6ur, whole genome shotgun sequence genome:
- the LOC107882894 gene encoding uncharacterized protein LOC107882894 isoform X1 encodes MFRCDTPTRVDNLKISRKKKDSELITAGHFRKIINLEKKKHPLPRTSFNQLQPNYNICDPSPIINVTTIASNSSSVLPNYHFVEYPLNDILTTQNNTPFNVSNISSDNPIGQNVQPYNIDGIDLKDKIRSWILHHKVSHNCVNSILKIMKSEGLQVPSDVPTLMKTPLSHEIFNIDNGSYIHFGLEKMLTPILKKYFNKIDFNNVLKIGINIDGLPISKCSKNQLWPILLSIINCNELSDFVIPIGIFQGLTKPSSVTEFFHPFLLDISALLESGLCVNDKIFKFEISHIVCDFPAKAFLLNVKGHNGYFGCSSCTQEGRYLQNRMTFPDIDAPLRSNESFRNRVNEDYHKGDSPLELLPINIVDSVCLDYMHNNYMPWNH; translated from the exons ATGTTTAGATGCGACACGCCGACACGTGTTGATAATTTG aaaataagcAGAAAGAAGAAAGATTCAGAACTAATAACAGCTGGACActtcagaaaaattataaatttggaaaaaaagaaACATCCTCTACCTCGTACCTCTTTCAACCAATTACAGccaaattataatatctgtgaTCCATCTCCAATAATCAATGTAACTACAATTGCTTCTAATTCTTCAAGTGTTCTACCTAATTACCATTTTGTTGAATATCCTTTGAATGACAtattaacaacacaaaataatacaccGTTTAATGTTTCAAACATTTCATCTGATAACCCTATTGGTCAAAATGTACAGCCTTATAATATTGATGGTATTgacttaaaagataaaattcgATCTTGGATATTACATCATAAGGTATCTCATAATTGTGTcaattctatattaaaaattatgaaatctgAAGGTTTACAAGTTCCTAGTGATGTACCTACCTTGATGAAAACACCTCTGTCtcatgaaatttttaatattgataacggTTCTTACATCCACTTTGGACtagaaaaaatgttaactccaattttaaaaaagtacttCAATAAAATAGActtcaataatgttttaaaaataggaATTAATATAGATGGCCTGCcaatttcaaaatgttctaaaaatcaGCTATggccaatattattatcaataattaactgTAATGAATTATCTGATTTTGTAATTCCAATAGGGATATTTCAAGGATTAACAAAACCATCGTCAGTTACTGAATTCTTCCACCCCTTTTTATTGGATATTTCTGCATTGTTAGAAAGTGGTCTTTgtgtaaatgataaaatatttaaatttgagatAAGTCATATTGTTTGTGATTTTCCCGCTAAggcatttttattgaatgtaaaaGGACATAACGGTTATTTTGGTTGTTCATCGTGTACTCAAGAGGGCAGGTATTTACAAAATAGAATGACATTTCCTGATATTGATGCTCCATTAAGATCTAATGAAAGTTTTCGTAATAGAGTAAATGAAGATTATCATAAAGGTGATAGTCCGTTAGAACTATTACCCATTAATATTGTGGACAGCGTTTGTTTAGATtacatgcataataattatatgcctTGGAATCACTAA
- the LOC107882894 gene encoding uncharacterized protein LOC107882894 isoform X2 encodes MHLLDKISRKKKDSELITAGHFRKIINLEKKKHPLPRTSFNQLQPNYNICDPSPIINVTTIASNSSSVLPNYHFVEYPLNDILTTQNNTPFNVSNISSDNPIGQNVQPYNIDGIDLKDKIRSWILHHKVSHNCVNSILKIMKSEGLQVPSDVPTLMKTPLSHEIFNIDNGSYIHFGLEKMLTPILKKYFNKIDFNNVLKIGINIDGLPISKCSKNQLWPILLSIINCNELSDFVIPIGIFQGLTKPSSVTEFFHPFLLDISALLESGLCVNDKIFKFEISHIVCDFPAKAFLLNVKGHNGYFGCSSCTQEGRYLQNRMTFPDIDAPLRSNESFRNRVNEDYHKGDSPLELLPINIVDSVCLDYMHNNYMPWNH; translated from the exons ATGCATTTATTAGAT aaaataagcAGAAAGAAGAAAGATTCAGAACTAATAACAGCTGGACActtcagaaaaattataaatttggaaaaaaagaaACATCCTCTACCTCGTACCTCTTTCAACCAATTACAGccaaattataatatctgtgaTCCATCTCCAATAATCAATGTAACTACAATTGCTTCTAATTCTTCAAGTGTTCTACCTAATTACCATTTTGTTGAATATCCTTTGAATGACAtattaacaacacaaaataatacaccGTTTAATGTTTCAAACATTTCATCTGATAACCCTATTGGTCAAAATGTACAGCCTTATAATATTGATGGTATTgacttaaaagataaaattcgATCTTGGATATTACATCATAAGGTATCTCATAATTGTGTcaattctatattaaaaattatgaaatctgAAGGTTTACAAGTTCCTAGTGATGTACCTACCTTGATGAAAACACCTCTGTCtcatgaaatttttaatattgataacggTTCTTACATCCACTTTGGACtagaaaaaatgttaactccaattttaaaaaagtacttCAATAAAATAGActtcaataatgttttaaaaataggaATTAATATAGATGGCCTGCcaatttcaaaatgttctaaaaatcaGCTATggccaatattattatcaataattaactgTAATGAATTATCTGATTTTGTAATTCCAATAGGGATATTTCAAGGATTAACAAAACCATCGTCAGTTACTGAATTCTTCCACCCCTTTTTATTGGATATTTCTGCATTGTTAGAAAGTGGTCTTTgtgtaaatgataaaatatttaaatttgagatAAGTCATATTGTTTGTGATTTTCCCGCTAAggcatttttattgaatgtaaaaGGACATAACGGTTATTTTGGTTGTTCATCGTGTACTCAAGAGGGCAGGTATTTACAAAATAGAATGACATTTCCTGATATTGATGCTCCATTAAGATCTAATGAAAGTTTTCGTAATAGAGTAAATGAAGATTATCATAAAGGTGATAGTCCGTTAGAACTATTACCCATTAATATTGTGGACAGCGTTTGTTTAGATtacatgcataataattatatgcctTGGAATCACTAA
- the LOC115033171 gene encoding uncharacterized protein LOC115033171: MKSEGLQVSSDVRTLMKTPLSHEIFNMDNGIFQGLTKPSSVTEFFHPFLLDIFALLESGLCVNDKIFKFEISHIVCDSPAKAFLSNVKGHNGYFGCSSCTQEGRHLQNRMTFPDIDAPLRSDESFRNIVNEDYHKGDSPLEVLPFNIVDSVCLDYMHNVIFY; this comes from the exons atgaaatctgAAGGTTTACAAGTTTCTAGTGATGTACGTACCTTGATGAAAACACCTCTGTCtcatgaaatttttaatatggATAACG GGATATTTCAAGGATTAACAAAACCATCGTCAGTTACTGAATTCTTCCACCCCTTTTTATTGGATATTTTTGCATTGTTAGAAAGTGGTCTTTgtgtaaatgataaaatatttaaatttgagatAAGTCATATTGTTTGTGATTCTCCCGCTAAGGCATTTTTATCGAATGTAAAAGGACATAACGGTTATTTTGGTTGTTCATCGTGTACTCAAGAGGGCAGGCATTTACAAAATAGAATGACATTTCCTGATATTGATGCTCCATTAAGATCTGATGAAAGTTTTCGTAATATAGTAAATGAAGATTATCATAAAGGCGATAGTCCGTTAGAAGTATTACCCTTTAATATTGTGGACAGCGTTTGTTTAGATTACatgcataatgtaatattttattaa